The Streptococcus sp. 29896 genome includes a region encoding these proteins:
- the prmA gene encoding 50S ribosomal protein L11 methyltransferase, whose translation MNSWQELTIHVHRDAEEAVSNLMIETGSQGVAISDSADYVGQEDRFGELYPEVEQSDMIAITAYYPDTVDIEEIKADLATRLADLTGFGLETGQVSLESQELAEEDWADNWKKYYEPARITHDLTIVPSWTDYEATAGEKIIRLDPGMAFGTGTHPTTKMSLFALSQVLRGGETVIDVGTGSGVLSIASSLLGAKEIYAYDLDEVAVRVAQENIDLNAHTSNIHVAAGDLLRGVDIKAEVIVANILADILIHLTEDAYRLVKDEGYLIMSGIIADKWDMVRASAEAAGFFLETHMIQGEWNCCVFKKTADRSGVIGG comes from the coding sequence ATGAACTCATGGCAAGAATTAACCATTCACGTGCATCGTGATGCAGAAGAAGCAGTTTCAAATCTGATGATTGAAACGGGCAGTCAGGGGGTGGCGATTAGCGACTCGGCTGACTATGTGGGACAGGAGGACCGTTTCGGTGAACTTTATCCCGAGGTGGAGCAGTCGGATATGATTGCGATTACGGCCTATTATCCTGACACTGTGGATATTGAGGAAATTAAGGCAGATTTGGCAACTCGCCTGGCGGATTTGACCGGCTTTGGCTTGGAAACTGGTCAGGTCAGCCTAGAAAGTCAGGAACTGGCAGAGGAAGACTGGGCGGACAACTGGAAGAAATACTATGAGCCAGCCCGCATTACCCACGATTTGACCATTGTGCCGTCTTGGACCGACTATGAGGCGACTGCTGGTGAGAAGATTATCCGCCTGGATCCAGGCATGGCTTTCGGTACGGGAACTCACCCGACGACCAAGATGAGCCTCTTTGCTCTTTCTCAGGTCTTGCGTGGTGGCGAAACAGTCATTGACGTCGGTACAGGATCAGGCGTCCTCTCTATTGCCAGTTCTCTCTTGGGCGCCAAAGAGATTTACGCCTATGACTTGGATGAAGTGGCGGTGCGTGTGGCTCAGGAAAACATTGACCTCAACGCCCATACTAGCAATATTCATGTTGCGGCAGGTGATCTCCTTCGTGGCGTTGATATTAAAGCAGAAGTTATCGTTGCCAACATCTTGGCGGATATTCTCATCCATCTGACCGAGGATGCCTACCGTCTGGTCAAGGACGAGGGCTACCTGATTATGAGCGGTATCATCGCGGACAAGTGGGACATGGTGCGAGCATCTGCGGAGGCGGCGGGCTTCTTCCTTGAGACCCACATGATTCAGGGCGAGTGGAATTGCTGCGTCTTCAAGAAAACGGCTGACCGCTCAGGTGTGATTGGAGGCTAG
- a CDS encoding ISLre2 family transposase translates to MDVAILDEREFSKQLNQNNQRAFLKMIEAYEKKIAPSMRAQGYKRINQKERTVIFSFGEMTFTRSRWKKGDTVRIPVDEKLGLEPRQRFSQELLYQLTELSNYMPYRKVVAVMELLKKIYITKNTVQHALEVAGQLINEKEEYDSLSVQSWTEEEKEKVKPKILYVEGDGVWVKRSTDKKKKSLELTHFVVHSGSKKGKRNVLMDKLEVVSTHYQRAKDKLLDLIYQHYDIDSNTMIVTNSDGGKGYSPKVFKELADAFNPKKHFHFWDAFHVNQALKKNLSPFPSGLVNQAFKAIKNRDKSGLKTVLDTAESFIESDEKLEAFQRFSRQLMKNFRFTDKPESFGLSSNGIGIMESQHRKITYRMKNRGMYWSKKGANAMSQTILLSHTGELRDLFFGEWRSHFDTMKDQEKNTSGLPCHDENKNYTLPQLKRTNVKKKWGEHMIEERD, encoded by the coding sequence ATGGATGTAGCTATTCTTGACGAAAGAGAATTTTCAAAACAGTTGAACCAAAATAATCAGCGTGCATTCCTGAAGATGATTGAAGCCTATGAGAAAAAGATTGCGCCTAGCATGAGAGCGCAGGGATATAAAAGAATTAACCAAAAAGAACGTACTGTGATTTTCTCCTTTGGTGAAATGACCTTTACCCGTAGCAGATGGAAGAAGGGAGATACGGTTAGAATCCCTGTTGATGAAAAGTTAGGTTTAGAACCACGTCAACGCTTCTCCCAGGAGCTCCTTTATCAGCTTACTGAGCTATCAAATTATATGCCTTATCGGAAAGTAGTTGCTGTGATGGAGTTGTTGAAGAAAATCTATATCACTAAAAACACCGTTCAGCACGCCTTAGAGGTGGCAGGGCAACTGATTAACGAGAAAGAAGAATATGACTCTCTATCTGTTCAAAGTTGGACCGAGGAAGAAAAAGAGAAGGTCAAGCCCAAAATTTTGTATGTTGAAGGTGATGGGGTTTGGGTTAAACGTTCAACGGACAAGAAGAAAAAATCCCTTGAATTGACTCACTTTGTCGTCCATTCAGGAAGTAAAAAAGGCAAAAGAAATGTCCTGATGGATAAACTAGAAGTAGTATCAACACACTATCAACGTGCAAAAGATAAACTCCTAGACCTTATTTATCAGCATTATGATATTGATTCTAATACCATGATTGTTACTAATTCAGATGGTGGTAAGGGCTATTCTCCCAAAGTATTTAAGGAGCTTGCAGATGCTTTCAATCCCAAAAAACACTTTCATTTTTGGGATGCTTTTCACGTGAATCAAGCATTAAAAAAGAACCTGAGTCCTTTTCCTTCAGGTTTGGTCAATCAAGCCTTTAAAGCGATCAAAAACCGAGACAAGTCAGGGTTGAAGACGGTGCTTGATACCGCAGAATCATTTATTGAGTCGGATGAGAAACTAGAAGCCTTTCAACGCTTCAGCAGGCAACTGATGAAAAATTTCAGGTTTACTGATAAGCCTGAGTCTTTTGGACTGAGTTCAAATGGTATAGGTATCATGGAATCGCAACACCGAAAAATCACGTATAGGATGAAAAACAGGGGGATGTATTGGAGTAAGAAGGGGGCTAACGCCATGAGTCAGACTATTCTTTTAAGCCACACAGGAGAGTTGAGAGACCTCTTTTTCGGTGAGTGGAGAAGTCACTTTGACACAATGAAAGACCAAGAGAAAAATACTTCTGGTCTGCCTTGTCATGATGAAAATAAAAACTATACCTTGCCACAACTCAAACGGACGAACGTTAAGAAAAAATGGGGAGAACATATGATAGAGGAACGGGACTAA
- a CDS encoding ParA family protein, whose amino-acid sequence MKIITFSAIKGGVGKTTLAYNYGEWLASKGKQVLFIDLDHQCNLTQTYDVFNNEGTVANIFRGKGDVALLNVKENIDLIPGYLRLDRLEKELETKAYKDMLLYMWLEDNYDDKGIEKYDYVIIDCHPDFSTATRNAIIVSHAVLSPVIPSEHGYQAKFNLQERLEEFKAEAFDFKTRESYVTAELFFLGNMIKHNTKSSKELVASLKNEENVLAMIPQKELFNRSTLDKVSLSDMMRDKELTRGNKAFFKDIDFTFQKITDRISL is encoded by the coding sequence ATGAAGATTATTACATTTTCAGCTATCAAGGGTGGGGTTGGGAAGACAACTCTTGCCTATAATTATGGTGAGTGGTTAGCTAGTAAAGGAAAGCAGGTCTTGTTTATTGACCTTGACCATCAATGCAACTTAACCCAAACTTATGATGTTTTTAATAACGAGGGAACAGTCGCTAATATTTTTAGAGGGAAAGGTGATGTTGCTCTTTTGAATGTTAAGGAGAACATTGACTTAATTCCAGGCTATCTCCGTCTTGATAGGTTAGAAAAAGAACTTGAGACCAAAGCCTATAAAGATATGTTACTCTATATGTGGCTAGAGGATAACTATGATGATAAAGGAATTGAGAAGTACGATTATGTCATCATAGATTGCCATCCTGATTTTTCAACGGCAACTCGTAACGCTATCATTGTTAGCCATGCAGTGTTAAGTCCTGTGATTCCGTCAGAGCATGGTTACCAGGCAAAATTTAACCTTCAGGAGCGACTAGAAGAATTTAAAGCTGAAGCGTTCGATTTTAAAACCCGTGAAAGCTATGTGACAGCAGAACTTTTCTTTTTAGGAAATATGATTAAGCACAATACCAAATCATCCAAAGAATTGGTAGCATCTCTTAAGAATGAGGAAAATGTCCTTGCAATGATTCCTCAAAAAGAACTCTTTAATAGGTCAACGCTTGATAAAGTTTCTCTTTCAGATATGATGAGGGATAAAGAGCTGACCAGGGGAAATAAGGCATTTTTCAAGGATATTGACTTTACTTTTCAGAAAATAACTGATAGAATATCATTATAA
- a CDS encoding antitoxin: MAVTYEKTFEIEIINELSASVYNRVLNYVLNHELNKNDSQLLEVNLLNQLKLAKRVNLFDYSLEELQAVHEYWRSMNRYSKQVLNKEKVA; encoded by the coding sequence ATGGCAGTTACTTATGAAAAAACATTTGAAATAGAGATCATTAACGAATTATCGGCAAGCGTTTATAATCGAGTATTAAACTATGTTTTGAATCATGAATTAAATAAAAATGACTCTCAATTATTGGAAGTCAATTTATTAAACCAATTAAAGCTTGCAAAACGTGTAAATCTTTTTGATTATTCTTTAGAAGAATTACAAGCCGTTCATGAGTATTGGCGGTCAATGAATCGCTATTCAAAACAAGTTTTGAATAAAGAGAAAGTGGCTTAA
- a CDS encoding peptide-binding protein yields MVVGNLGAQKAKRNDTPISAKKDIMGDKTVRVRADLHHIIKIETAKNGGNVKEVMDKALEEYIRKYLPDKL; encoded by the coding sequence GTGGTTGTGGGAAATTTAGGCGCACAAAAAGCAAAACGAAATGATACACCAATCAGTGCAAAAAAAGATATTATGGGGGATAAGACGGTTCGTGTTCGTGCTGACTTGCACCATATTATAAAAATCGAAACAGCAAAGAATGGCGGAAACGTAAAAGAAGTTATGGATAAAGCCTTAGAAGAATATATTCGGAAATATTTACCTGACAAACTTTAA
- the erm(B) gene encoding 23S rRNA (adenine(2058)-N(6))-methyltransferase Erm(B) — MKKNIKYSQNFLTSEKVLNQIIKQLNLKETDTVYEIGTGKGHLTTKLAKISKQVTSIELDSHLFNLSSEKLKLNTRVTLIHQDILQFQFPNKQRYKIVGNIPYHLSTQIIKKVVFESHASDIYLIVEEGFYKRTLDIHRTLGLLLHTQVSIQQLLKLPAECFHPKPKVNSVLIKLTRHTTDVPDKYWKLYTYFVSKWVNREYRQLFTKNQFHQAMKHAKVNNLSTVTYEQVLSIFNSYLLFNGRK; from the coding sequence ATGAAAAAAAATATAAAATATTCTCAAAACTTTTTAACGAGTGAAAAAGTACTCAACCAAATAATAAAACAATTGAATTTAAAAGAAACCGATACCGTTTACGAAATTGGAACAGGTAAAGGGCATTTAACGACGAAACTGGCTAAAATAAGTAAACAGGTAACGTCTATTGAATTAGACAGTCATCTATTCAACTTATCGTCAGAAAAATTAAAACTGAATACTCGTGTCACTTTAATTCACCAAGATATTCTACAGTTTCAATTCCCTAACAAACAGAGGTATAAAATTGTTGGGAATATTCCTTACCATTTAAGCACACAAATTATTAAAAAAGTGGTTTTTGAAAGCCATGCGTCTGACATCTATCTGATTGTTGAAGAAGGATTCTACAAGCGTACCTTGGATATTCACCGAACACTAGGGTTGCTCTTGCACACTCAAGTCTCGATTCAGCAATTGCTTAAGCTGCCAGCGGAATGCTTTCATCCTAAACCAAAAGTAAACAGCGTCTTAATAAAACTTACCCGCCATACCACAGATGTTCCAGATAAATATTGGAAGCTATATACGTACTTTGTTTCAAAATGGGTCAATCGAGAATATCGTCAACTGTTTACTAAAAATCAGTTTCATCAAGCAATGAAACACGCCAAAGTAAACAATTTAAGTACCGTTACTTATGAGCAAGTATTGTCTATTTTTAATAGTTATCTATTATTTAACGGGAGGAAATAA
- a CDS encoding 23S rRNA methyltransferase attenuation leader peptide encodes MRYVDKTSTVLKQTKNSDYADK; translated from the coding sequence ATGCGTTATGTAGATAAAACATCTACTGTTTTGAAACAGACTAAAAACAGTGATTACGCAGATAAATAA
- a CDS encoding peptide-binding protein, with the protein MGNLGAQKAKRNDTPISAKKDIMGDKTVRVRADLHHIIKIETAKNGGNVKEVMEIRLRSKLKSVLIVQYLKILYNRN; encoded by the coding sequence GTGGGAAATTTAGGCGCACAGAAAGCAAAACGAAATGATACGCCAATCAGCGCAAAAAAAGATATAATGGGGGATAAGACGGTTCGTGTTCGTGCTGACTTGCACCATATCATAAAAATCGAAACAGCAAAGAATGGCGGAAACGTAAAAGAAGTTATGGAAATAAGACTTAGAAGCAAACTTAAGAGTGTGTTGATAGTGCAGTATCTTAAAATTTTGTATAATAGGAATTGA